One genomic segment of Triplophysa rosa linkage group LG22, Trosa_1v2, whole genome shotgun sequence includes these proteins:
- the LOC130546079 gene encoding uncharacterized protein LOC130546079, giving the protein MNFTPAPAHPRRKARARTGAMTQPPPPVFEIPTRNRFAALCETECNAVVIGDSIVRNVRASSTKGKVRTHCFPGTRVLDVSAQVPAILKDDANVGAVVLHAGVNDVRMRQLEILKRDFRSLIETVRNASPTARIIVSGPLPTYLRGNEKFSRLFALNKWLMSWCIEQKLLFVDNFDLFWERPRLFRPDGLHPSSIGAVLLSDNISKTLCTA; this is encoded by the coding sequence atgaacttcactcctgcaccggcacacccacggcgaaaggcgcgagccaggactggagcgatgacccaaccgccgccaccggtcttcgagatcccgaccaggaaccgctttgccgccctctgcgagacggaatgcaacgctgtggtcatcggagactcaatcgtccggaacgtacgcgcttcctccactaaaggtaaggtgcgcactcattgttttcctggcacccgtgttcttgatgtctctgcgcaggtacctgcgatcctgaaggacgatgctaacgtcggagctgtcgtgctgcacgcgggggtgaatgacgtcaggatgcggcagttggagatcctgaagagggacttcaggagtctgatcgagacggtacgcaacgcatcgcccacggcgaggatcatcgtatcagggccgcttcctacctacctacgagggaatgaaaagttcagtagactatttgctctaaataaatggttgatgtcatggtgtattgaacagaagctgctctttgttgataattttgatctgttctgggagcgacctaggctcttccgccctgacggcctgcaccccagcagcatcggagcggttcttctgtctgacaacatctcaaagacgctatgcaccgcttga
- the arvcfa gene encoding splicing regulator ARVCF isoform X2: MPAEVKEKPDHEEPPADEDPKDQTEEPQTADETTDVSTPIIETHTESSGIGTEKSSSPDSESTPPSTSSSHEHVLKDGSSEGLEDCQTSCPDDQNPDEAPRPDVPSEKEARPATVTLPDPESCVTSDPSSEDDHSGVLPRFPYHPFTNLPGRNYLAENCYTLPLQRDGLTRGGRTLPTCNSSPKGQQDGAVPTVSHPILAGTLHMRPSLDLSVDDLLAPLAHPYFSDLYRTLLPQKRASMVSLDTLRKDPRWRDPNLREVIAMLSHPVDPVKSNAAAYLQHLCYENDQVKQEVRQLRGIPVLVGLLDHPKPEVHRKACGALRNISFGRDNFNKVAIKNSDGIPALLRLLRRSNDVDVRELVTGTLWNLSSHEPLKMIVINHGLQTLTDEIIIPHSGLRGDPNDPARPGDPEWNTVFKNTSGCLRNVSSDGAEARQRLRECDGLVDALLHALYSAVTKRDINNKSVENSVCILRNLSYHAHKEVPGAEKFHLQSANHTSKSAAHHKKKDDLDCFSGRSTKEEWFHQCRKHGVSEKKVSCVDLHRRSLPMKGLELLYQPEVVRLYLSLLKLSQNHNTLEAAAGALQNLSAGHWAWSNYIRATVRKEKGLPVLVELLHSDADKVVRAIAIALRNLAIDHKNKDLIGSYAMRDLVSNLPCGQQRPAKNLEGDTVVAILNTILEIVSENLENARFLIQGQGIQKLVSINRTSQSARETKAASHILQTVWAYKDLRQTLCKAGWSRTHFKPVVSGLVKKQKNTKQGNDDITLPLMEKNQDGYCPVDQTERMGHAPCHMIERESFQGVNDKRPFIRTSRPAVGLVERTPQPLDSWV; this comes from the exons ATGCCTGCAGAGGTGAAGGAG AAGCCGGACCACGAGGAGCCGCCGGCAGATGAAGACCCCAAAGATCAGACAGAAGAACCTCAGACAGCTGACGAGACGACAGACGTGTCCACGCCCATCATTGAAACTCAC ACGGAGAGTTCTGGGATCGGGACGGAGAAATCCTCCAGTCCAGATTCAGAGTCAACCCCGCCGAGCACCAGCAGCTCTCATGAACACGTCCTGAAG GACGGCTCATCGGAAGGTTTGGAGGACTGTCAGACATCATGTCCAGATGATCAGAATCCAGATGAAGCTCCGCGTCCAGATGTCCCGAGCGAGAAAGAAGCTCGACCTGCTACGGTTACCCTTCCTGACCCCGAGTCCTgcgtgacctctgacccctcCAGTGAGGACGATCACAGCGGCGTTCTGCCCAGATTCCCGTACCACCCGTTTACCAACCTGCCCGGCAGAAACTATTTGGCCGAGAACTGTTACACGCTGCCTCTGCAGCGGGACGGACTGACTCGAGGAGGACGCACGCTGCCCACCTGTAACAGCTCACCTAAAGGCCAGCAGGACGGCGCCGTGCCCACGGTCAGCCATCCCATCCTCGCTGGGACTCTTCATATGAGACCGAGTCTGGACCTCAGTGTGGACGATCTCCTCGCTCCGCTGGCTCACCCGTATTTCTCGGATCTCTACAGGACGCTTTTACCGCAGAAGCGCGCCAGCATGGTGAGTCTGGACACCCTCCGCAAAGACCCGCGCTGGAGAGACCCAAACCTGAGGGAGGTCATCGCCATGTTGAGTCACCCCGTGGATCCGGTGAAATCGAACGCCGCCGCGTATCTCCAGCATCTCTGTTACGAGAACGATCAAGTCAAACAGGAGGTGCGTCAGCTGAGGGGCATCCCGGTCCTGGTGGGTCTTCTCGATCACCCCAAACCTGAAGTCCACCGGAAGGCCTGTGGCGCGCTGCGGAACATCTCCTTCGGCAGGGACAATTTCAACAAGGTGGCCATTAAGAATTCTGACGGCATTCCCGCTCTCCTGAGACTCCTCAGGAGATCCAACGACGTGGATGTCAGAGAGCTGGTCACag GAACGCTGTGGAATCTCTCATCACATGAACCTCTGAAGATGATCGTCATCAATCACGGCCTGCAGACGCTGACCGATGAGATCATCATTCCTCACTCGGGTTTAAGGGGCGACCCCAACGACCCCGCCCGACCCGGAGACCCGGAGTGGAACACGGTCTTCAAGAACACGTCGGGATGTCTGAG GAACGTGAGTTCAGACGGAGCTGAAGCTCGACAGAGACTGAGGGAATGTGACGGACTCGTGGACGCTCTGCTGCACGCGCTTTACTCTGCCGTCACAAAGAGAGACATCAATAACAAA tcgGTGGAGAACagtgtgtgtattttgagaaatctctCTTATCACGCACACAAAGAGGTGCCCGGAGCCGAGAAGTTTCATCTGCAGTCAGCCAATCACACCTCAAAATCAGCCGCTCATCATAAGAAGAAAGATGATCTGGACTGTTTCAGTGGACGGAGCACTAAAG AGGAGTGGTTCCATCAGT GCAGGAAACACGGTGTGAGTGAGAAGAAGGTCAGCTGTGTGGATCTTCACAGGAGGAGTTTACCCATGAAAG gacTAGAGCTTCTCTATCAGCCGGAGGTGGTGAGACTCTACCTGTCGCTCCTCAAACTCAGTCAGAACCATAACACGCTGGAGGCGGCAGCGGGAGCTCTTCAGAACCTGTCTGCGGGACACTGGGCT TGGTCCAATTATATCCGAGCGACGGTGCGTAAAGAGAAAGGTCTGCCGGTGCTGGTGGAGCTGCTTCACTCTGATGCTGATAAAGTGGTGCGGGCCATCGCCATCGCTCTGAGAAACTTAGCCATCGACCACAAAAACAAAGATCTGATCG GGAGTTACGCCATGAGGGATCTGGTGAGTAATCTGCCCTGCGGACAACAGCGACCCGCCAAAAACCTGGAGGGAGACACGGTGGTGGCCATTCTGAACACAATCCTGGAGATCGTCTCGGAGAACCTGGAGAACGCTCGCTTTCTCATTCAGGGACAGGGAATCCAGAAACTGGTGTCCATCAACAGAACCAG CCAATCAGCGCGCGAGACCAAAGCAGCGTCACACATTCTTCAGACTGTTTGGGCTTATAAAGACCTGCGACAGACGCTCTGTAAGGCCGGCTGGAGCAGAACTCACTTTAAG CCGGTCGTCTCCGGTCTCGTGAAAAAACAGAAGAACACGAAGCAAGGCAACGATGACATCACACTGCCATTGATGGAGAAAAACCAAG ATGGATATTGTCCCGTGGATCAGACGGAGAGGATGGGACATGCTCCGTGTCACATGATCGAGAGGGAATCTTTCCAG GGTGTAAATGACAAGAGACCTTTCATCAGGACCAGTAGACCTGCGGTGGGTTTAGTGGAACGGACACCACAGCCGCTGGATTCATGGGTCTGA
- the arvcfa gene encoding splicing regulator ARVCF isoform X1: MLVDLERSHVSSSAVAVELAKPDHEEPPADEDPKDQTEEPQTADETTDVSTPIIETHTESSGIGTEKSSSPDSESTPPSTSSSHEHVLKDGSSEGLEDCQTSCPDDQNPDEAPRPDVPSEKEARPATVTLPDPESCVTSDPSSEDDHSGVLPRFPYHPFTNLPGRNYLAENCYTLPLQRDGLTRGGRTLPTCNSSPKGQQDGAVPTVSHPILAGTLHMRPSLDLSVDDLLAPLAHPYFSDLYRTLLPQKRASMVSLDTLRKDPRWRDPNLREVIAMLSHPVDPVKSNAAAYLQHLCYENDQVKQEVRQLRGIPVLVGLLDHPKPEVHRKACGALRNISFGRDNFNKVAIKNSDGIPALLRLLRRSNDVDVRELVTGTLWNLSSHEPLKMIVINHGLQTLTDEIIIPHSGLRGDPNDPARPGDPEWNTVFKNTSGCLRNVSSDGAEARQRLRECDGLVDALLHALYSAVTKRDINNKSVENSVCILRNLSYHAHKEVPGAEKFHLQSANHTSKSAAHHKKKDDLDCFSGRSTKEEWFHQCRKHGVSEKKVSCVDLHRRSLPMKGLELLYQPEVVRLYLSLLKLSQNHNTLEAAAGALQNLSAGHWAWSNYIRATVRKEKGLPVLVELLHSDADKVVRAIAIALRNLAIDHKNKDLIGSYAMRDLVSNLPCGQQRPAKNLEGDTVVAILNTILEIVSENLENARFLIQGQGIQKLVSINRTSQSARETKAASHILQTVWAYKDLRQTLCKAGWSRTHFKPVVSGLVKKQKNTKQGNDDITLPLMEKNQDGYCPVDQTERMGHAPCHMIERESFQGVNDKRPFIRTSRPAVGLVERTPQPLDSWV, translated from the exons ATGCTGGTGGATTTGGAGCGCTCTCATGTGTCGTCCTCTGCGGTTGCTGTTGAATTAGCG AAGCCGGACCACGAGGAGCCGCCGGCAGATGAAGACCCCAAAGATCAGACAGAAGAACCTCAGACAGCTGACGAGACGACAGACGTGTCCACGCCCATCATTGAAACTCAC ACGGAGAGTTCTGGGATCGGGACGGAGAAATCCTCCAGTCCAGATTCAGAGTCAACCCCGCCGAGCACCAGCAGCTCTCATGAACACGTCCTGAAG GACGGCTCATCGGAAGGTTTGGAGGACTGTCAGACATCATGTCCAGATGATCAGAATCCAGATGAAGCTCCGCGTCCAGATGTCCCGAGCGAGAAAGAAGCTCGACCTGCTACGGTTACCCTTCCTGACCCCGAGTCCTgcgtgacctctgacccctcCAGTGAGGACGATCACAGCGGCGTTCTGCCCAGATTCCCGTACCACCCGTTTACCAACCTGCCCGGCAGAAACTATTTGGCCGAGAACTGTTACACGCTGCCTCTGCAGCGGGACGGACTGACTCGAGGAGGACGCACGCTGCCCACCTGTAACAGCTCACCTAAAGGCCAGCAGGACGGCGCCGTGCCCACGGTCAGCCATCCCATCCTCGCTGGGACTCTTCATATGAGACCGAGTCTGGACCTCAGTGTGGACGATCTCCTCGCTCCGCTGGCTCACCCGTATTTCTCGGATCTCTACAGGACGCTTTTACCGCAGAAGCGCGCCAGCATGGTGAGTCTGGACACCCTCCGCAAAGACCCGCGCTGGAGAGACCCAAACCTGAGGGAGGTCATCGCCATGTTGAGTCACCCCGTGGATCCGGTGAAATCGAACGCCGCCGCGTATCTCCAGCATCTCTGTTACGAGAACGATCAAGTCAAACAGGAGGTGCGTCAGCTGAGGGGCATCCCGGTCCTGGTGGGTCTTCTCGATCACCCCAAACCTGAAGTCCACCGGAAGGCCTGTGGCGCGCTGCGGAACATCTCCTTCGGCAGGGACAATTTCAACAAGGTGGCCATTAAGAATTCTGACGGCATTCCCGCTCTCCTGAGACTCCTCAGGAGATCCAACGACGTGGATGTCAGAGAGCTGGTCACag GAACGCTGTGGAATCTCTCATCACATGAACCTCTGAAGATGATCGTCATCAATCACGGCCTGCAGACGCTGACCGATGAGATCATCATTCCTCACTCGGGTTTAAGGGGCGACCCCAACGACCCCGCCCGACCCGGAGACCCGGAGTGGAACACGGTCTTCAAGAACACGTCGGGATGTCTGAG GAACGTGAGTTCAGACGGAGCTGAAGCTCGACAGAGACTGAGGGAATGTGACGGACTCGTGGACGCTCTGCTGCACGCGCTTTACTCTGCCGTCACAAAGAGAGACATCAATAACAAA tcgGTGGAGAACagtgtgtgtattttgagaaatctctCTTATCACGCACACAAAGAGGTGCCCGGAGCCGAGAAGTTTCATCTGCAGTCAGCCAATCACACCTCAAAATCAGCCGCTCATCATAAGAAGAAAGATGATCTGGACTGTTTCAGTGGACGGAGCACTAAAG AGGAGTGGTTCCATCAGT GCAGGAAACACGGTGTGAGTGAGAAGAAGGTCAGCTGTGTGGATCTTCACAGGAGGAGTTTACCCATGAAAG gacTAGAGCTTCTCTATCAGCCGGAGGTGGTGAGACTCTACCTGTCGCTCCTCAAACTCAGTCAGAACCATAACACGCTGGAGGCGGCAGCGGGAGCTCTTCAGAACCTGTCTGCGGGACACTGGGCT TGGTCCAATTATATCCGAGCGACGGTGCGTAAAGAGAAAGGTCTGCCGGTGCTGGTGGAGCTGCTTCACTCTGATGCTGATAAAGTGGTGCGGGCCATCGCCATCGCTCTGAGAAACTTAGCCATCGACCACAAAAACAAAGATCTGATCG GGAGTTACGCCATGAGGGATCTGGTGAGTAATCTGCCCTGCGGACAACAGCGACCCGCCAAAAACCTGGAGGGAGACACGGTGGTGGCCATTCTGAACACAATCCTGGAGATCGTCTCGGAGAACCTGGAGAACGCTCGCTTTCTCATTCAGGGACAGGGAATCCAGAAACTGGTGTCCATCAACAGAACCAG CCAATCAGCGCGCGAGACCAAAGCAGCGTCACACATTCTTCAGACTGTTTGGGCTTATAAAGACCTGCGACAGACGCTCTGTAAGGCCGGCTGGAGCAGAACTCACTTTAAG CCGGTCGTCTCCGGTCTCGTGAAAAAACAGAAGAACACGAAGCAAGGCAACGATGACATCACACTGCCATTGATGGAGAAAAACCAAG ATGGATATTGTCCCGTGGATCAGACGGAGAGGATGGGACATGCTCCGTGTCACATGATCGAGAGGGAATCTTTCCAG GGTGTAAATGACAAGAGACCTTTCATCAGGACCAGTAGACCTGCGGTGGGTTTAGTGGAACGGACACCACAGCCGCTGGATTCATGGGTCTGA